GACAAACCGCTCGTGGTACCTGCAAACGCGAAACAAAAGCTCCCATCGGTATCCACCGGAATCAGATAATTAGTCGCCGGCAACGACACGTCGGCGCCTCGAAAATGCAACACTACTGTTGGTACCTTCACCTCTGCCTTCCCGGACAAGTCATAACAAGTGTCGAACAACGAGAATTCCGGTGCCCGCTTCAGGCTGGATGTTCCGGCCCGGAAAGCGTTTCTCAAGGCTATGTATGCGGGTCTGGTTAAGCGGGTTACGGACGTGCCCGAGTCAATGATGACACCGCCGTTCCCAATCGAGTCCAGTTTGAACAACGAAGCTGTAATGCCGGTGACGCGCACTCCCCCCACACTGATCCCGAGGAGTTCGACGTAGTAGAAAGTGTCGAGCTTGGGGTTCACTATCAAAGGAGTGAACCGGGCTGTCCGAGAAACGGCTGCGTCGCCAAACACGATCGAAGACGTTCTGGACTCGGAGGAGCGGTCCACCAAGCAGTAAGAGAACTTCCGGTTAAACTGTCGACCGGTCTGCAAGGGAAACGATAACTTCCCCCGACCGAGGCCCAACAATCCCGCAGCACCGACGAACAAGCCCTCGTTATCGTGGCCACATCCGAGAGCCACGCGTCCCACTTTTTCGCCACGGAACGTCAGCGTTTCTGTGGAGAACTCGCCCAGTGTGAAGGATCCATCGCCGTAGGAAACTTGATAGAGACACCTGTCGCGTGAGTTGCAGCCCGGAGAGTCGAGCTTCCGGCACAAGGGGGAGCCACAGGATATGCCGACGAAGGATCTGGATTTGGTGGGGTCGAAGACCGGGTCGACCTGGGAGTAGCATTTTCTACATGGAGCACACTGGATCCAGATTACATCGCTCCCGGTGTCCAGCACCATGTACACGTACTTTGGAGGAGTGCCCACGCCGATGCGTGTGAAGTACTCCCCGCTGCCCTGGGACAGGCCGGATATGATGGAGCTGCTGAACCCGCCGACAGTGCCGGCCGCACGACTCCCGTTTCCAACAGCTGCTAGTGAGGTTAGGGCCTTGACTCTGAGAGCGTCGCGTTGGAGCCTGAGGTGGAAGAGTTGCTCCGGACTTTTGTCGAGGGACAACGAGTCTAAATGGCGCAATTGGAGGGTGGTGGTGGAGGCGGCATCTGGGTCGTGCACGGTGGATTCGGGAAGCAGGGAATCTGATTCCGGCCATGAGAGGGTGTGTGTGTTGGAAGAAAGTGGGTTGAGGACAAGGTTTTGGTACTGAAGTGGGGCTGAGGAAGAGGttgagagaaagaagaagagaatggtGAGTGGAAAAAGGAAAGTATTCGTCTTTGGGATGGGCTCCATTTCGAAGACACAGTCGAAGAGGAAGGAGGGCGTCTTGCGAGAGAGTGCATGAATGTGGTGGTGAGAGaggatataaataaataatggagaGATAGTGGTCGGTGTCGAGTTATTagtatgttaatatttttttttttcctttttcttattaatttaatgCAGATAAGAGGACGCAGCTACCGTCAAATCTCGCTTGGATTTGGTAAAAAGCTGCTTTAGTTCAGTTTAACTTTCATAGATAAGAGTTTTGCAAGCAAGTGAATCCAAATCAAGCCTCTATCTATCATATTCCTAACTCCATGAACCAAATAAGAGAGAGTGTTTTGGTGTATTCGTTGGCATTTTCTTCTTCCGGCACCTTCAGTTCCTCGTTATTAAAGAACATCAATATGGCGAGAAAGCCAAGATCGAAGAGTCTAAAGTCTAAAGTACTAGAACAACATCCAAATAATACACGATTGTGCCGGCACATGTGCATCATGTGCAAGTCGAGAGGGAGGATTGGATCTTGAAAAGCTGAAATCGAGGAAGTCGACATGCGGTCACTGGATTTATGGTTTTATGGTACTGACGCTAAGGTTCTATACATAGTTTGGATAGTGCGGGTGCCCCACTTGTTGGTAACATGACGAGAATTTTAGGTACAATATCTAAAAGATCAGCAAGTGAGGAATGTTGTGGTGcattttgtttggttgctaAAAGAACGGCTTCGGAGTTTTCCAACCTGGCCAGAGGagtaaaaaagacaaaaaatgcaCACAAAAACCTGTGAACACGAAGAGACGGATGGGAGAGGGGAAAAAGGGATATTGAGGGAGGAAAAGAGAAGCCCCAATTGGGTTTTGACTTggagttttattataaaactattttacaatttatgttataatccattatatttataactgtGCCACttcattacaaataattttagttttatataacTACGTACTCTCTTTTTCATAGGTCTTATTTGATAGAGATATTGGACATGAAATTCCATTATCCGATACATGATAGTAGGCACTTTGAGTTCGGGTTAATTTCTCCAAAATTTAAGtgactttttataaatctttGGGGAAAGGAACGGAAGTTGGGGGTTGTAGTGTATGACAGCGTGATAGTTGAGAGACAAAGATGcgtaatttttcttcttttgtcgGTGGAAGTTGTGTCCGCATTgactaatattatattcaaagtGATTGGAGGTTTGGCCTTTCTAGAAGGACACGTGAAAGGCACTTTGCCCAACTCtctctataaaaattatttgaaatttgaaaaaaaataaaaataaaacaaaaagtaatgttttcaaaataccATGGGAGGTAAGTGCTCATACCCAAGGACGAGCAAATAATGCTGGGACCTAGGGCGAGCAAACAATGCTCAGACCTAAGTGATAGGTTTGAGCAAGCGCTATGAAAAATGAGGTTACCATGAAAAAATGGAGGTAGGACTGAAAAATGGATGCTCATCACCATAATGAAATATGAGATCTTGTTCCACTACCACCTGGTAAATaacctattggttgtaaatgggtgtaTACAATTAAATTCCATCCTGATAGCTTTGTGAAATGTCTGTAAGCCCGCTTGGTTTCCAAGGGTTACACTCAAATTTATGACATTGACTATGAGGAGACATTCTCATCGATTGCCAAAATCTCTTTTGTTAGAGTGTTGATTTCTCTTGCCGCTAATTTAGACTGACTCTTATTTCAGCTGGAtgttaaaaatgcatttatatatGGCGACTTGCATGAGGAAGTTTATATGCATCAATCATCATCTGGGTTTGTTGCTCAGGGGGGTATCGAGGTGCTATATGCAAGTTAAAAAAgacattatatggtttgaagcaatCCCCTCCAGCATAGTTTGGAAATTTTTTGGATGTCAGCTTCAAATAGACCATTCGGTATTTCACCTACACTGTGAGGtatgtcatattttgttggttgtatatgtgAATGACATTGTAATTTCTGAGAATGACAACTGGGATTTGCAGGCTGAAACAATTTTTGCATAATCAGTTTCAGGCAAAGGATTTGGGCAAGCTTTGAGATTTCCTTGGGATTGAAGCTGACAGATCTAAATAGGGGATTAGCCTATCTTAgagaaaatatgtacttgacCTTTTGGAAGAAACTAGCTTGCTGGGTGCATGACCTCTTGATACTCTTATGGATCCAAATCGTAAACTCTTGAAGGAAGAATATAAATTGTTTGAAGATCTTGGTAGGTATTGGTGACTTGTTGGAAAACGAATTATATCTTACTATCACTAGACCTGACATATTTTATGTAGTGAGTGTAGTGAGTCAATTTCAAGAAACACCCAGGGTCACATTGGGATGTTGTACTCCATATTCTTCATTATCTTAAGTGAGCTCCTGGTCTTAGATTGTTGTATAGGCCAAATGGACACCTTAGAGTGTCGATTGAGCAGGTTCTCCTTCAGATAGAAGATCTACTATTGGATATCGTAAGAAATAAACAGTAGTAACTTGTTATAGTGTAGAAGCTGAATATAGGACAATAGCTCACACTACTAGTGAGTTGACATGGTTACAACACTTCATTCAAAAGATTGGATTTCCAACTCTTATTCCGTTTCacttattttgtgataatcaagttGCAGTGCATATTGCCTCTAAACCTGTCTTCCATGAGAGGACTAAACATatagagattgattgtcactttATTCGAGATAAGATACTGAGTGGTAACATTTCTATACCTTTAGTGAAGTCTACTAATAAACTTATAGATGTGTTTACTAAGTCCATGTGTCATAGTCGGTTAAAGTTTATTTGTTCCAAGTTgagtttatatgatatataggcCCCAACTTGTGGGAGAGTGTTAGAGGGCATTATTGTAACATGTATAACTTATGAGCGTATAACCGTCATTATATGCTtagtgtgtgtgtctatatatatatatatatacttggaacaataGTGAATCAAAAGCAATCAAagggttttttttccctttggtgTGGGTTTTCTCCATGTTCCATAACAATGATAAAATCATCGCCTATGCAAAAACTTGAAGCATGTAGGGAAAAAATAAGCTTGGTGGAGCTCTTCACATATTTGGGAGGAGGAGATTTGTTGGGTGGGTCCCTCTATGTGAGGGAAGCCTATTGATCCACCTAGTGGCAATCTGGTAATTTTTGAATAAGTagggttttgtttaaaaatgttATGTGCCATGTGTGTGGTgcgggagagagaaaaaaaaagatagccGACCACCTTGAGAGAGTAAATTAAATTTCCAACTCGTTACCTTATTTCTGGTTTTGGTCACTAAAGGTTCCAAATCCCCAACAGTAAGTCGGCCCACAATAATTGGAATGCCAAGATAAATCACCTGGAAGCTTCCCTCCCCAAAACTTGACAATCTCTTCAAACAAACTCTTCAACCCAAAGAGATAtgtttagaaaattaaatagCTGACTTTTCCTTACTAATCAACTGtcctgaccacctctcatataTCCCCAACACCTCTATAAGTCTTCTCAGCGGCCGCTTTTTCCcattcaaaaaaaccaatagATCATCCGCATAAAGAAGATGGGATATCAAAGGAGCCCTCGATGGATGAGAAAAAGCCTTATTCTAACCCTTATTCTTCTAAGGCATGTTTTGACAAGCATGTAGATGCACCTACTTACTGTTCTGAATATCCTGAAAGTTATTCATCAGAAGATTAATTCTATTTTGGCTTCATTCTTTTGGGGTGGTTCGAATGGAAGGCATAAGAGGAAATTGAGAGCTTGTGGGCACTTTTGCAAGCCGACTAAAGAAGGGGGATTGAGTCTGAGAAATTCTCTTGAGGTACAAAGAGCTCTTCATATGAAGTTTACATGGTGTTTGTTGTccattgaaaatttattaactAATTGTTTTAGagccaaatatttgaaaagggGCCATGTGGCTTTGAGTAGTCTGAATTCTAATGGATATCGTTTATGGAAATCATTTATGTGAGTAATGCCTTAGGTTTTGGATAGTACAAGGATGAAGGTTAAGGTTGGAGGAGGCTCTTTCTGGCACTACCGCTGGCTCTCTAGTGGGCCACTTAGTCATTATGCTATCTTGAATGTGAACCACAGTTTGCGCATAAAAGATTTGTGGGTTGAGAATTCTTGGGATTATGATCATTTGGTGGAATTAGTAGGGGTTGTCAAGGTAGACGAAATCTATCAAAATGTTGTTGCAGGCCGAGAGGGTGATGATATGTTGGTATGGATGTTGAGTCGTGATGGAAGTTTTTCGTTTGCAAGTGCATGGGATGTCATTAGAGTGAAAGCTCCTTCTGTGCAGGGTATGAACTGGATTTGGTAGTGTTAGGTACCTAAGAAAATGTCAGTTTGTGTATGGAAAGCGAAATACAATTGTTTGTTGTTTGATGAGAAAACTTGATAAGTGAGTATATCGATTGTTTCTAAATGTGACTATTGTTCTTCAGGTCACTATGAAACATTGGACCATGTCTTGAACTCTGGTGAGTTTGTGGATAATGTCTGGAATCAAGCAGAGTTGGCCTTGGGTATTCCGAAATTACGGCATACGACTTGGTGGTCTAGGGTCTTTCATTGGTTCTCTTTTGCTAAAAAATCCTCCAGGCGTGGGTTACTTATTGGTATTCTTCCATGTGTAATTAAATGGAGGCTGTGGTTCCGTAGATGCAAGGCTTGCATGGAGGGGAAACAAATTATAGTGGAGAGTGCATGGTTAGCGGTGAAGGTTTGGCTAAAATGCATCTTGGATAAATTGAGAATTAGTGGCTTCAGCTTTGGCTTCGGCTTCGGCTTCGGATGTGATTATGTTGGGGGCACTTGATATTGCTACCATGGCATCTCCTGTACCACGTCCTCACTTGGTTTATTAGTAGAAGCTGAGTTCAGGCAGGTTCAAGTTAAATATTGATGGCAGCTGCAGGGAGAGTTATTCAGGATTGCCATGGTAGGTTCCGAGGCGCTTTCATGAAGCATTTTGGTTATGGTACCAATAATGAAGCCGAACTAAGAGCATTAACGGAAGGGGTAAAGTTGTGTAAAGCTTTCGGTTTTTTGCATGTTGATATTGAATGTGATTCCAAAGTTGTGATAGATTGGGTTTTGGCTCGGCGTTGCACGGTTTGGTACTTGtgggatttttgagaaaattttgttGAGGTGTCATCTGGGTTTTCTTTCTCTATTGCTCATCAATATAGGGAAGGGAACATGGTAGCTGATTTTTTGGCTAGGCGTGGTGGGGAAGGTTGTAATGGTTTGATTGAGGATTATGAGTTGCTTCAGAAAGAATTGAAGGGCCTGTTGCGTTTGGAGAGATTGGGTTTGCCTTATATTCATTGGTAATTTGTGGAGggctatattttttcttttattttgtcgGGTTTGGCGGTTTGTGGTTTTTTCTGTTTGTTGGTTTAttggttgttttgtttttccatGGTATTCCTTCGCCATaagtaaatgttttatttcaataaagcttGGACGTGCCATCCTCCTtcactaaaaaaagaaattctctcCATTCTAATTGCCTCcccttttttgtcttttaatttttttagataaatacaGACTCGGCTTTCATTGATTCACATAAGACATTACAAGAGTTTGGATACAATCTAGAACATTTTTCATGATAAACAAAGTTCATCTTTTGGTAGAAGATGAGCCACATGATTAAGATCTCTTTTCACATAACAATACTCCCATACAGAGAAATTTGAAAGCAAAAAGGCTtagtttggatacacaaaccttcttatctcatctcatttcatcattacaaacccaaccatataaaaatattaaacaattcaactttttcaaattctgaaataaaaataatactaaaaaatatattctaataatacgttattcaactactattcagaacatatcatctcatctcatctgaactgtctATCCATACCCAACCTAAGTATCCTGTAAGAGATGACCACAATTGTTATAAAAGCTTTTAGGTTTTTGAATGAAGTCCACCACATTTTTAGCATCACCTTCAAAGATAACTTTGTCAAAACTCAGCTCCAAACAAAAAGCCGCAGCCATGAAAGCTCCATAACTTTAAGCAATCTGCGATTTAGGTGTTCCATGTTTTGGGATTTGCTTTATAGCTATCACACATCGATTTccaccacataatataatacCAATGCCCTGTTTCTTTATTTTACAGTCTAAAGCTATATCCCAATTGGCCTTAATACAATTTGTTGTTGGAGGATGCCAAGATTGAGCAGAAATTTGCTATTGAAGAGTAGTGGCGACCAAAGGTTGAGTAGTAGTCTAAAACTCCTCCAAAAAAAAGTGTAGCCATTTCAAACAATTGAGTAGGATgctaaaaaatatcatcatacataaatttatctatttggaTCCATAACATCCTAGCAGTAACCTTCAACTCTTCTGAATAATCCAAAATTGTTAAGTTCGTCCATTAGAAGCTTCTATTCCAATTCCATGATCTGGACAATTGGGCCATGTTGCCTCTATTCTGCGGCCTCTGTTGTCACGCTTTCCTACTCCAACACTTTAGTTTATTCAAGCCTAAATATCGCCAATTCAAGCCCAAAAAGAACATTGAAATTCTGGTACAACTCCTAGGGGCATGTGGGTTTAACCTAGAGACGTATTGCTTTAATGCTACCTATGACGCCCCTAGATTTTCTCTTGGGATCGGATAGATATTTGAAGAGTAGAAACATGCAATACAGGTTACTTGTcctcgttcatgacaattaaaaaagCAATGCACATAGCATATAACTAAgaatatgcaatatttgcagcggataatttttttctttgagcaatactatgtaccagaAGTAATGTATctcaaaaacataaacatactttATGACATTCACAATATAACTAATATCCAAAAAGTTACAATACTTGTCCAACAGGTCTGTATAACAGATCTCCCTAAGTATATGCAAAACTACGGTAACTGCTAGAAATCTTCAACTTCTAAACACCCCTCTAGATAAATAACtatttccataaaaattttgCCAACAAGACTACATTTCTAGAACTTCTTACAACAAATACTCCAAACATTCTTGGTAGAAGAGCATTCCTAAATAATATGTTCCACAGTCTCCTCTACTATGACATAAATTGGGCAAAGAGTGTCTTGCACCATATGCTTGAGCTTAAGGCTGTTTTTGGTAGGAAGAATATTGCAACAAGCTTTCCGCATAAAAGTTTCAACCACTCGTGGTGTATTGGAATGAAAAATAGTCATCCAACATTTGTCATTAAAACTATCCTTAGAAGAAGTTCTTGAATTTCTGGTATTTAACTCAAGTTGAAGGTGGTAAGTACTTTTTACAGAAAACATCCCATCAATTGTACACCTCCATACCAATTTGTCATCAGCAGCCAAAGGACTAAGGCAGATATTATAGATCATGTCAGTTCATCTTCACTAAACACAGACTGCAACAAAGACTTATCCCATTCAGTTGTGCCTGGAAGAATAAGTACTGCAACCAAAGCATGTTCATCAAGTATTGAGATTTTTGATTGAATTCTATAATTGATAGGTTTTTGGATCCATTGGTCTTTCCAAATACTATAATACTTTTACCATTCCCTACTCTCCTCCACAGACCTTCAAGCAATAAATTTCTTGTTGGAAAAATACTTTTCCATGCATAAGAAGCGTGTTTAGGTAACACTGCCTCAAATAGTGAAGAATTCGAAAAATACTTGGCTTTAAGAATCTTAGTAGACAAAGATGAAGGTTGTTGTAACATTCTCCACAGTTGTTTTGCCAACATGGTTGTATTAAAACACTCTAAATCCATGAAGCCTTTCATTTGTCTCACTAATCTATTGGCACcactttttttctcaaaaaaaaaaaaaaaaggttaaaatttcattaaaatcacccgtTACAATCCAAGGTGAAGAAATCCCTCTGCTTAAGAATTTGAGTATGTCCCAAACTCTCTAACCttttttttgtgattggatGCTAATAAAACCAGTGAAAAACCAACATGatgaatttctttgttgtttaaCCAGAAGATGAACATGTCttagagaaaaattaataaaacttacattaaggccttgtttgttttccaaaaacatctcatctcatctcatctcatctcatctcacctcatcattacaactttcccaaatccccgcacaaaataaaataaacaattcaactttttcaaatcccaaaacaacaataatattaaaaaatatattttaacaatattttattcaactttttaactttaatctcaactcatctcatctcatctcatctcatctctgaaaacaaacgggccctaagagaattatcccaaaataaagcTAATCCACCACCAAAACCCACACTATCAACagttatcaaattttcataaccCTACTTCAATTTTAAAGGCTGTATGCGAATACCAATCAATTCAgtctccatttaaaaaaaaaaaaaagcaactttggCTTATATTTCTTTACCAGATGGTAAAGATtgccaagccctcgacagtttCAACTTCTTAGGTTCATTTTTTTATGGCGGGGCTGAGAATTAGCCTCAACTGATAACACAACAGAAGATCCATGATCACCTGTATTAAATACataggatt
This window of the Juglans regia cultivar Chandler chromosome 12, Walnut 2.0, whole genome shotgun sequence genome carries:
- the LOC109010369 gene encoding aspartyl protease family protein 2-like, whose translation is MEPIPKTNTFLFPLTILFFFLSTSSSAPLQYQNLVLNPLSSNTHTLSWPESDSLLPESTVHDPDAASTTTLQLRHLDSLSLDKSPEQLFHLRLQRDALRVKALTSLAAVGNGSRAAGTVGGFSSSIISGLSQGSGEYFTRIGVGTPPKYVYMVLDTGSDVIWIQCAPCRKCYSQVDPVFDPTKSRSFVGISCGSPLCRKLDSPGCNSRDRCLYQVSYGDGSFTLGEFSTETLTFRGEKVGRVALGCGHDNEGLFVGAAGLLGLGRGKLSFPLQTGRQFNRKFSYCLVDRSSESRTSSIVFGDAAVSRTARFTPLIVNPKLDTFYYVELLGISVGGVRVTGITASLFKLDSIGNGGVIIDSGTSVTRLTRPAYIALRNAFRAGTSSLKRAPEFSLFDTCYDLSGKAEVKVPTVVLHFRGADVSLPATNYLIPVDTDGSFCFAFAGTTSGLSIVGNIQQQGFRVVYDLAGSRIGFTPRGCE